The genomic stretch CTCTGTGGATTAAAAGGTTGAATAGCACTATTTAATTTGTGACGAAAATAACAAGCCAATGACAACGCAACGTTCAAGTTGGGCATCTGCCTTTAAGGCATTTTTAGATCGCCGTGCCCTGATTATGCTCTTCCTCGGATTTTCTGCTGGGGTACCGATTCTACTTATATTTTCGAGCCTATCTTTGTGGCTTGGCGAGGCAGGCATTGATAAAAGTGCGGTGACATTTTTTAGTTGGGCAGCGCTTGGCTATTCTTTTAAGTTTATTTGGGCACCACTGGTGGATGAGTTGCCTGTGCCATATTTAACGAAAAAATTAGGTCGTCGTCGAGCATGGCTATTCATTGCACAGTGCATGATTATCTGCGCGATTTGTATTATGGCATTTACCAATCCAGCCTTAAAACAACCGATTAATTATATTTTAAGTTTTGCTGGCCTACATATTCCAATTCATATAGAAAATTGGTCTATTGTGCAAATGGCGATGGGTGCCGTATTGCTTGGTTTCTCCGGTGCAACCCAAGATATTGTGATTGATGCTTATCGTATTGAGTTGGCCGAAACTGAAATGCAGACGATTTTGGCATCAACCTATAATGCGGGTTACCGTATTGGCATGATCACTGCGGGCGCGGGTGCCTTATTTCTGGCGGCGTATTTAGGAACGGCCAAAGGCAACTATATTTACGAAGCGTGGCAATATACTTATTTAGCGATGGCTGGGGTCATGCTGGTGGGAATTATCACCACATTGTCTATTCGTGAACCACAAGTTGATCGCATTTATAAAGAATATAAACGCACAGATTATTATCGCCTGATTCTGGTGTTTATCTCAGCGCTACTGAGCTTTATTATTTATTATGTTTATTCTGCAGATCTATTTGATGCCATTCAGGCAAGTTTAAATATCAAGGACAGCTTCTTAAAGTTTATCTTTGAAGCCATTCGTTTTATCAGTGCTGGTGCATTGGCTGTTCTCGTTGCTTTTCTTCTGGTGAAAAAAGGTGTTGTAAATCAGCAGATGGCCTATGAAACTTGGGTTAGCCCTATTGCGGATTTCTTTAAACGCTATGGCGCCAAGCTTGCATTGGTTTTACTCTTATTAATTGGTTTCTATCGCATTTCCGATATTATCGCGGGTGTGATTTCAAATGTGTTCTATCAAGATTTAAACTTTAGCAAAGAACAAATCGCTGAAGCCGTTAAAGTTTATGGGGTCGTTTTTACCTTGATGGGCGGCTTTTTGGGTGGGTTGTTGGCGCAACGCATGAACATTATGAAGCTGATGTTTGTCGGTGCAATTTTGGCCAGCTCCACCAACTTAATTTTTATTGGATTGGTTAAGTCAGGACAACCCTTGTCTGACGTACAGGTTCAAATTGGCTCAAAAACCTATCAGGTTGCACCAGATGAGGTTGGGTATTTTAAACTGAATGTGGATCGCGAGGTGCTCTTACAGTCCAATCAAGTTGAGGTGACAACACAGTTTAAAGATGATAGTGCTTCTAAATTTAGTACGGTCTTGCCCTATTTAAAGCAAAGCAGACAGGCACAGATTTTACTGTTGCCAATCACACCCAATCAGCAGCTTTCTACTGCTGATTTAAAACAAAGTGTGGTGGTGAAGGGGCAGTTGAATGGTGTTGATTTAGCAAAAATAAATAAAGATCAAAGTATTGAGTTTGTGCTTGATCAGAAAAAATATCCTGCAAAAGTAGATGACCAAGGTGGCTTTAGTGCTGCAATTAATGGTGAGGCTTTAGCCAAAGCCAAACATAAGCAATTAACTTTGAGTGTTACTGATCCTGTTTTAAAGGGTGCTGCAGAAAAATTGGCGTTAAATTATCAAGTCACCAATCAAACCCAGCAGGATAAAATCTCGATTGATGTACAGCCACTGACCGCTGTTGCTTTCGATGCCGCAGGGCCTGTAGAAATTCAAGGTAAAGTGATTAAAGCTTACAGCTCACTTTGGCTGTATTTTGCGATTATTCTAGACAATTTGGCTTCTGGTTTTGCGGGTGCTGCATTTATTGCATTTTTGTCGAGTCTGACCAGTGTGTCATTTACTGCGGTACAATATGCGATTTTCAGTTCATTAATGACACTGACACCTAAGATTTTGGGCGGATATTCGGGAACAATTGTGACGAATATTGGCTATCCGAAGTTCTTTTTTATGACCACTTTGATTGGTATTCCAATTTTGATTTTAGTGGTTTGGGTAGCACGATTGTTAAAAGCACATTCAAATACGACATCAACGAGAGGTGAATAATATGCGTATGCTGCATACCATGTTGCGTGTAGGCAACTTAGAACAGTCTTTGGCGTTCTATACTGAGGTGCTTGGTATGACCTTACTTCGTAAAAATGATTATCCTGAAGGGCGTTTTACCTTGGCTTTTGTGGGCTATGGCGAAGAACAGAACCATACCGTTCTAGAGCTTACCCATAACTGGGACACCAGCAGCTATGAGCTTGGGAATGCCTATGGACATATCGCGATTGGGGTTGATGATGCCTATGCTGCCTGTGAAGAAATTAAGGCGCGCGGTGGTAAAGTGGTTCGTGAAGCAGGGCCAATGAAGGCTGGCGTGACAGTGATTGCTTTCGTTGAAGATCCGGATGGTTATAAGGTTGAACTGATTCAACAAGACCAAAATGCACGCAAGTAATTGATTTAATGAAGTGTGTAGTAAATAAATATTGAACATTTTGTTCAAGAAATAGCTTTATCTATCAAGCTTAGTAAGATACAAGTTTATCAAACGATAAAAATATCTTGCTAAGCTTTTTTATCGCTATAACAAATACAGGATGTAATCATGTTAAAACTCTTAGCGCTCGATCGTTTTACCATCTCACTGTTTATTATGGTGGCTTTGGCAACATTCTTGCCAGTACATGGTCAAGCCGCGAGTATTTTTTCGGTTGTGACCAATATTGCGATCGCAATACTGTTCTTTTTACATGGGGCGAAGCTATCGCGTCAGGCGATTGTAGAGGGGGTTTTACACTGGAAATTGCATACCTTGGTTTTTGCAATTACCTTTGCACTCTTTCCATTGTTAGGCCTGTTGGCGAAGCCGATTCTTGAGCCGATGTTAGGACAGCAATTGTATTGGGGCTTTCTGTTTATGTGCTTTTTGCCATCAACCGTGCAGTCTTCAATTGCCTTTACCTCAGTTGCGCGTGGTAATGTCGCAGCAGCAGTATGTAGTGCTTCCTTTTCCAACTTAGTCGGTATGTTTATTACCCCAGTCTTGGTTAGTTTCTTTATCTTTGGTCAGTCAAAACATAATTATGATCCGACTTCATCAATTATTGAAATTACCTTATTGCTGTTGGTGCCATTTATTGCAGGTCAAGTACTGCGCCCATACGTTTTTCCATTGATGCAGAAAGCTCCAAGCATTGTACGAAACTTTGATCAGGGCACAATTTTATTGGTGGTATATGGTGCTTTTAGTGGTGCTGTTGTCGCTGGTTTATGGCATCAAGTCAGTGGGCTGACTTTGCTGTATTTGACTATTGCATGTTCAGTTCTACTCACCATTATCATGCTATTGTCGCTGTATATACCCAAATGGTGTGGCTTCAATAAAGCTGATCAAATCACGGTGTTTTTCTGTGGTTCAAAGAAAACCTTGGCCAGTGGCGTACCGATGGCACAAATTTTATTTGCAGGCCAACCTTTGGGCATGATCGTGCTACCGATTATGATTTTCCACCAAATTCAACTGATGGTGTGCGGTATTATTGCCAATCACTGGGCGCGTCAGCAGGAGCAAGCAGAAGAGCAACTTGCACAACAGCCCGAAGATTCGGTGAAGTATTAACTCGCATTCACGATTTAGTTGGCGTATAATCTTGCCCACTTGTTGTGCTTTGCCCTGACACGAATGTCTCGGTGGGCCAAGAGAAATGGTCTGTTGTGGTGTTGATCTGCTGATTCTATGAACATGTTCTTTGAGTTGGCGTTCCTTGACTTGAATAAGTGTTACTTAAAGAGTCGAGAGTGATCAATTGCGATGACAGCTGAACCTTTCTTCATTAGGAGTTAATCGACCATGCGCGCCGATATTCACCCAAAATACGAAACACTTGTTGCAACTTGTTCATGTGGTAACGTGATTGAAACCCGTTCTGCAATTGGTAAAGAAACCATTTACCTAGACGTATGTTCTGCATGCCACCCATTCTATACTGGTAAACAAAAGAATGTGGACACTGGCGGTCGTATCGACAAGTTCAAACAACGTTTTGCTGGTATGTCACGTTCTATCAAACGCGACTAATCCACAGCGTAAAAAGAAACGGGCATTTGCCCGTTTTTTTGTGCCTGCGTATTTTGTCTTTGTGCATTTGTTCGAAGGTTTGCTTGTAATTCCTATATTGAATTTCACTTACTGAAGCATCAATCATGGTGCAATTGAAACATAATCATGGTCTAACGCGCGCTTTTATTGGTGAGAATATAGATACTTTAAGTGGAGTTCTCACTGTTATTTTCGCATAACACCTTTTATGTTAGGTGGGGTTGATTATCGTCATTTTTGATCCCAAAAGATTTTCTCCATGCTTGAGGGCTTGTGCCATATTTTTCACGAAAATTTTTTCTAAATGACACGGTATTATTAAAACCTGAAAGCT from Acinetobacter pullicarnis encodes the following:
- a CDS encoding AmpG family muropeptide MFS transporter, yielding MTTQRSSWASAFKAFLDRRALIMLFLGFSAGVPILLIFSSLSLWLGEAGIDKSAVTFFSWAALGYSFKFIWAPLVDELPVPYLTKKLGRRRAWLFIAQCMIICAICIMAFTNPALKQPINYILSFAGLHIPIHIENWSIVQMAMGAVLLGFSGATQDIVIDAYRIELAETEMQTILASTYNAGYRIGMITAGAGALFLAAYLGTAKGNYIYEAWQYTYLAMAGVMLVGIITTLSIREPQVDRIYKEYKRTDYYRLILVFISALLSFIIYYVYSADLFDAIQASLNIKDSFLKFIFEAIRFISAGALAVLVAFLLVKKGVVNQQMAYETWVSPIADFFKRYGAKLALVLLLLIGFYRISDIIAGVISNVFYQDLNFSKEQIAEAVKVYGVVFTLMGGFLGGLLAQRMNIMKLMFVGAILASSTNLIFIGLVKSGQPLSDVQVQIGSKTYQVAPDEVGYFKLNVDREVLLQSNQVEVTTQFKDDSASKFSTVLPYLKQSRQAQILLLPITPNQQLSTADLKQSVVVKGQLNGVDLAKINKDQSIEFVLDQKKYPAKVDDQGGFSAAINGEALAKAKHKQLTLSVTDPVLKGAAEKLALNYQVTNQTQQDKISIDVQPLTAVAFDAAGPVEIQGKVIKAYSSLWLYFAIILDNLASGFAGAAFIAFLSSLTSVSFTAVQYAIFSSLMTLTPKILGGYSGTIVTNIGYPKFFFMTTLIGIPILILVVWVARLLKAHSNTTSTRGE
- the gloA gene encoding lactoylglutathione lyase, which encodes MRMLHTMLRVGNLEQSLAFYTEVLGMTLLRKNDYPEGRFTLAFVGYGEEQNHTVLELTHNWDTSSYELGNAYGHIAIGVDDAYAACEEIKARGGKVVREAGPMKAGVTVIAFVEDPDGYKVELIQQDQNARK
- a CDS encoding bile acid:sodium symporter family protein, translating into MLKLLALDRFTISLFIMVALATFLPVHGQAASIFSVVTNIAIAILFFLHGAKLSRQAIVEGVLHWKLHTLVFAITFALFPLLGLLAKPILEPMLGQQLYWGFLFMCFLPSTVQSSIAFTSVARGNVAAAVCSASFSNLVGMFITPVLVSFFIFGQSKHNYDPTSSIIEITLLLLVPFIAGQVLRPYVFPLMQKAPSIVRNFDQGTILLVVYGAFSGAVVAGLWHQVSGLTLLYLTIACSVLLTIIMLLSLYIPKWCGFNKADQITVFFCGSKKTLASGVPMAQILFAGQPLGMIVLPIMIFHQIQLMVCGIIANHWARQQEQAEEQLAQQPEDSVKY
- the rpmE gene encoding 50S ribosomal protein L31; amino-acid sequence: MRADIHPKYETLVATCSCGNVIETRSAIGKETIYLDVCSACHPFYTGKQKNVDTGGRIDKFKQRFAGMSRSIKRD